Proteins found in one Sorghum bicolor cultivar BTx623 chromosome 1, Sorghum_bicolor_NCBIv3, whole genome shotgun sequence genomic segment:
- the LOC8054248 gene encoding transcription repressor OFP7, translated as MAKRLFYSCRSPSAAAAVSPTTTLLPTAHHPPVVPAPSGGACCPRRAPRRRGRGAQTPASCGAGGCAVDYGADDLPPARGTPAYRWLKSSRWHVIEAASAYASDGDGDDSPRLKIDARRRVRHSRRCRRRMLHRRLAGPASWSSGDSGWFSSDDDDDDDKAFGAAGEASSALRAAAAASTTTTESSSTGASRNSAARGEREGEAAAAALAGGFAVVKRSDDPRADFRRSMAEMVVGRGIYDADGLERLLRCFLALNDRRHRRDIVAAFGDVWEAVFSNSNPPPQSHSHGAAATASEAPTLRAARLQPCLVPR; from the coding sequence ATGGCCAAGCGCCTCTTCTACTCCTGCCGCTCGCCGTCGGCAGCCGCCGCGGTGAGCCCCACGACCACCCTCCTCCCGACCGCTCATCACCCGCCCGTTGTCCCGGCCCCATCAGGCGGCGCGTGCTGCCCGCGCCGCGCGCCTCGGCGTCGGGGGCGGGGGGCCCAGACGCCTGCATCCTGCGGCGCGGGGGGCTGCGCCGTGGACTACGGCGCCGACGACCTACCCCCGGCGCGTGGCACGCCGGCGTACCGCTGGCTGAAGAGCTCCCGCTGGCACGTCATCGAGGCCGCCAGCGCGTACGCctccgacggcgacggcgacgactcGCCCCGCCTCAAGATCGACGCGCGGCGCAGGGTGCGGCACtcgcgccgctgccgccggagGATGCTCCACCGGAGGCTGGCGGGCCCGGCGAGCTGGTCGTCGGGGGACAGCGGGTGGTTcagcagcgacgacgacgacgacgacgacaaggcGTTCGGCGCCGCTGGGGAAGCGTCGTCGGCGCTGcgcgcggctgcggcggcgtcgACCACCACGACGGAGTCCTCGTCGACGGGCGCGAGCCGGAACAGCGCCGCGAGGGGGGAGCGGGAGGGCGAGGCTGCGGCCGCGGCGCTGGCCGGGGGCTTCGCGGTGGTGAAGCGCTCCGACGACCCCCGCGCCGACTTCCGGCGGTCCATGGCGGAGATGGTCGTGGGGCGCGGCATCTACGACGCCGACGGCCTGGAGCGCCTGCTCCGCTGCTTTCTGGCGCTCAACGACCGGCGCCACCGCCGCGACATCGTGGCGGCGTTCGGCGACGTGTGGGAGGCCGTCTTctccaactccaacccaccgCCGCAGTCACACTCCCACGGCGCCGCTGCCACCGCCTCCGAGGCTCCGACGCTACGAGCTGCAAGGTTGCAGCCATGTCTCGTCCCTAGATAA